AACTAGGCGGTCGACGACCATGGCCAACGTTGGCCGGAACTCGACGAGTCCCCTGGCCGTTATCACGCGTTCGATCGTCCGAAGCGCCTCGGTTTCGCCGCTGCCCGCCTCGAGCCGCTCAATGCGCATCTCCAGACCGCGGCTGGAATCCTGGGCCAGGTAGTCGTCAAGCCTGTGCAGCACCGTCCGCAGTTCGTCGACCACCCCATCCACGTCGGCCTGGAGGGCGTCCGGCAGGCCGCCATACCCGCGCATATACTTCGGCCTCAATTCCTCGACCGCGTTGTCGGCAAATGTCAGAGCCGTACGGATCGCAAAGAGCGCGTCGACCTGCGGCGGTGGGATCGGGATTCCCTGGCTCTCCAGGACGCGCACCAGCCGGCTGCGGATGCGCGCCAGGTAGTCTGCAGCCAGGCGCGCCTGCACCGGAGTCAGGGCCGTGCAATAGCGGGGGAACGGCGACGATGAACGAGACGCCGACAGGATCGCTTCGATGCTCGACAGCAGTTTGTCGACGTACTGGCAACTGACCAGCAGGTGACGTTGCTGCGGTTCGTTGAGACCGATCCGGTCCGCGTCGGCAGGCTTTGCCGTCATGCTCACCCGTGGCCGCGGCGCGTAGCCACGACACAAAAAAGAAAGACCCCTACCGGCACTTGCCCAGTAGGAGTCATCTGTTCCGTCACCGGAACGCTCGGAGCGAACTCCAACGCACGACCGCAGGCCGATTATACCCCCGGGGTCTACTCTCTTCTACGCCGAAGGCTCCGGCCCGCGACCCATGCTGCGCATCAGGTAAAACACCGTAGGCGTGGCCACCAGCGACAGGAGCACGGAGATGCACAGCGCGCCAATCACCGCGACGGCCAGCGGTTTCAACATGTCGGCGCCCGACCCCACGCCGTACGCCAGCGGCAGCATGCCTAACGCCGCAGCCATCGACGTCATCAACACGGGTCGCAACCGGCGCCTGCCCGACTGGACGAGAGCTTCCTGCAGCGGCCGGCCGTCGACCATCAGGTGTTCTACGTAGTCGAGCATCAGAATGCCGTTCTTGGCGACGATGCCGACGCCGATGATGGCACCCAGAAACGAGACGACGTTCAGCGACGTGCCGGTGAGCCATAGCGCGAGGATGGTCCCGAACATCGCCAGCACCGCGCCGATGACGATGGCGAGCGGCTCCAGGAACGAGCGGAACTCCACGAGCAACACCGTAAAGACGAGCACGATCGCCATGGCGAGCACGATCAGCAGGTTGCGGAACGACTCCTGCTGTTGCTGGTAGAGCCCGCCGTACTCGATGGTCCCGGGCGGCAGCGAGGTCTGCCGGCTGAGGATGTCGCGAATCTCGGCCATCGCGCTGCCGAGATCGCGTCCTTCAAGCCGCGCAGTCACGGCCACGTCCTGCCGCAAATCCTCGCGTCTCAATTCCAGTTGCCCCGGCTCCTCGACCACGTCGACCACCTGCGACAGGCGAATCTCGCTCCCGTCCGGCGCTCGAATCGGCAACTCCTTGAGGACAGCCAGCCGGTCCAGTCGCGAGGGATCGATCTTGACGCGGACGCCGACCACGCGGTCGCCTTCGAGGACGGTCGATGCCGTTTCACCCAGCATGGCGATGTTGACCGACGTCGCGATGTCGTCGGCAGTCAGACCGAACCGGGCGGCGTCGGCCTGCCTGACCTTGAGGCTGACCGACGATCCCGCGTACGTCAGGCCATCAAAGGTGTCTACGACGCCACGGACCTTCTTGAGCTGCGCTTCGATCTCCGGCGCATGCCGCTTGAGAAACGCGGTGTCTGTCGAGAACAGCTTGATCTCGATCGGTTTTGGGGCCCACATCAGGTCGCCGATCAGGTCGCCCAGGATCCCCGGGAATTCCCAGTTCAGGCCGGGCAGCGCTGTGTTGAACTTCTGCCGCAGCTCCGAGATGACCTCGTCGGTCTTGCGGGTGCGCCCGGGCTTGAGTTTGACCAGGAAATCGCCGACGTTGGGTTCGGCAATCGACAGCGCCAGGCGCGCGCCGGTCCGCCGCGAGTAACTCTCCACCTCCGGCGTCTTCACGAGGATGGCCTCAGCCTGCAGTAGTTGCCGGTGTGTCTCGGACAGGCTGGTGCCCGGCGGGGTGAAGTAGTCAATCACGAAGCCGCCTTCGTCCATGGGCGGCAGGAACTCGCTTTCGAGCTGCGAGTAGAGGCCCGCGCCGGCGGCCAGCACGAGCACGCAGACGCCGGCCGTCACCCATTGATGCCGCAGCGCCAGCCGCACGGCTATCTCGTAGACACGGATGACACGGCGCAGGAGGAATCCCCCCTCGTCCACGCCGTGGATCTCGGCGGCGTGCGGCCTCCGCTTGACGAGCCACGTGGCCAGCGACGGGGTCAGCGTGACGGCCAGCACCAGCGACGTCAGCAGCGCCACCACCATCGTGAGCGCGAGCGCGCGGAAGAACACGCCCGTGATGCCATCCAGGAAGGCCAGTGGGATGAACACCACGACGGGCGTGAGGGTCGAACCGACCAAGGGGCGCACGATCTCGCGGATGGCCTCCTGCACGGCGTCGGCGGTTTTCAGTCCGCCCATGAGCTTCACCTGAATCGCCTCCACCACCACGATCGCGTTGTCGATGACGAGCCCGATGGCGGCCGCGATTCCCCCGAGCGTCATCAGATTGAAGCTGAGGCCCATCAGCTTCATCGAAACCAGCGTGATGAGCACGGTAACCGGGATGACCAGGGTGGCCACCAGCGTGGTGCCCCAGTTCTTCAGGAAGAGGTAGATGATGACAACCGACAGAATCAGACCGAAAATGATCGCTTCCCACGCGCTGCGCACCGACTCGCTGACGATGACCGACTGGTCGTAGAAAAACGCCAGCTTCATGTCCGGCGGCAATTCGCGCTTGAGGACCTGCAGTTCCTCTCGCAGTCGGCTCGCGATCTCCAGCGTGCTGCCGTCCGGCTGGCTGCGGATGTTCAGCAGGACGGCGCTGACGCCGTCGGCGGTGACGACGTTGAACACGGGTTCCGGCCCGCGTTCGACACGCGCCACGTCCCTGATACGGATCGGGGTCCCTCCGACGACGGCGACGACCAGGTTCTCAATCTCACCAATGCCGTGCACGCGGCCGTCCACGACGGCGAGGTAGAGCGTGTGGTTCTCCTCGTGCATCCCGGTGGGTGCCACCAGGTTGTTCTTCGTCAGGGCCTCGGTGATCTGCGTCAGGCCGATCCTGGCAGCCTGAAGGCGCATCGGATCGACGATCACGTGGAATTCGGGCGCGCGGCCCCCGACCAGGTCGACGCGTGCCACACCCGGGATCTGGAGGAACCGGAGTTTAAGGTTGTAGCGGGCCGTCTCCCAGAGCGCCATCGTGTCCCGCGTGGGGCTCGTCAGGCTGACGCCCACGATCGGAAACGCGGAGAAGGTGAGGCGGAACACGGCGGTGGTCGCCGACGGCGGGATCGTGCTGCGAATCTGCGACAGCCGGCTCAACACGTAGAGTTCCGACTGGGTCATGTCGACCGACCATGTAAAAAAGACACTGATCTCAGCCGAACCCCGGCCCGTCGCGGAGCGGACCGATACGGAGCCGGGAATGTCCTTCATCGATTCTTCGATGGGACGGGTGATGGTGGCCATCATCTCGTCGGCCGGCATCACGCCGTTGTCCACCAGGATGACGACGCGCGGAAAGTTCGTTTGCGGAAACACAGACGAGGGAATGTGAAACGCGGCGTACCCGCCAGCGAGGCAGAGGGCGACGCAGACAAACGTGATCGCGACGCTGTGGCGGGTCGAAAACTGGCCCAGCAGTGATACTTTGGTCATGGGCGAATCACCCGAACTTTGGTCTCTTTTGGCAGGCCGTATGCGCCCGCGGCCACCACCGTCATACCGGCCTTGAGCCCGTCGCCCTCCACCTCCACGAGGTTCCCATCGCGCAGTCCTGTTTTCACGGCCCGCTTCACAGCCGTGTCGCCGGTGACAACCGCGATCGTGCTGCCGTCGGCGTCAGTGACGACACTTTCGACCGGCACAGCCAGGCGGTCGCGGTGCTCTTCGGACACGATGCGGAGGTTCACGAATTGGCCCGCACGGAGGCCAACGCCCATCGGGACCAACGCGCGCACCAGCACCGCATCGGTCTTGCTGTCGACCTGCGATGCGATGAAGACCAGCGCGCTCCGTTGGCTCACCACCTGGCTCGTCGACGCGGGGGTCCCTTGCGATCCGATGGAGACCTCAACCGACTGGCCAATCCTCAGCCTTGGCACGTCCACGCTCCGAACGGTGGCGCTGATCACCAGGCGGTCCAGATCGATCACTTCGGCCAACACGCTTGTCGGATCAACCGCGTCGCCTGGCCGCGCGGATACACGCACGAGGGTCCCGGCAAGCGGCGACAAGATGACGAGCAACGCGCGTTGCGCCTCGGCGTTGGCCAGTTCGTTCCTGGCGACCGTCAGGTTCTGTTCGGCCTCCATGAAGAGCCGCTGCGACGTGGCTTCGCCTGCGCCGAGCCTCTGCTGTCGTGCGAACCCCTGTTCGGCGTATTGGACCGCCTGTCTGGCCTTCTGGACGGCCACGTCGGCCACGCGGCTGTCCAGGCGGAACAACACCGTCCCCATTGCCACGCGTTGCCCTTCGGCGCATGACGCCTGGGCCACGATCCCAGCGACGGGCGTAGCAATGCGCGCGCTGGCCGGAGGCTGACTGGTGGTCGCCTGCTGGGGCTCAACCGTTCCCCACGCGGGCACGTAGCCTCGCAGCGTCGTCTGCACGATGGGGGCGACACGAACGGCAATGATGGTGGGTCCCGACTCCGGCTCGCCCTCCGCCGGGGCGGGACGCGCGACCCGCCACCAGACGATGCCCACCAGAACGATCACCGCCACGATGACCAGAGCGAGCGCCGCGCCACGTCTCATGATGATTCCTCTTGCCTCACTGCTTGACCACGGCCGGGTCTCTCGGCGACGCGGTCGATACCCATTCGGCCAGGTCGGCCGGACGCTGGATCGCATCTTCCAGCCGCCCAAGGGCTTGATGGGCTTTGACGAGTGCGTCGAGTCGTGCCAGTTGGATAACGGCGAGCTGCAACTGGATGACATTCAGATCGAGCCGGGAGATCTCGCCGGCATCGAACGATGCTTTCGTGGAGCGTTCCTGTTTCTGCAGCTCCGCGACCAGTGTCTCGGTGGTGGTGACCTTCTCGAGCGCCGACCGGTAGGCGGCCAGCGCGCGGTCGATCTCGCCAATCGCACGCGCCTGCACGGTGGTGAAACGTGCGGCGGCCTGCGTGCGCCGCGCCTCGGCTTCGGCGATCGGTCCCCGGTTTCGATTGAAGAGCGGCAGCGCGCCCGAGAGTCCAATCGTCCACTTGTTGTCAGTCTGATCCATCTGGTAGCCAGGCCCCAGGTGAATGTCCGGGTACTGCCTGGCAATCTCGAGCTGGAGCGCAGCCTGGCTGGCGCCGTAGGTCTCGAGCGCACCCAGAATGTCCGGCCGATTGAGAAGCGCCTGGCGCCGCATATCAGGGGCTGGCACGTCCTTCGGCAGGGCGCGGAACAGGTCGAGATCGAACTCGATGCCGTCAAGCGCGCGGATGGTCACGCCGAGCGCGTCGGCGAGTTGCACCCTGGCCTCCGCCTGCTGCCTGACCGCATCGTGCAACGCGAGACGGATCGTATCGAGCGCGATCCGCGCCTGGGTCAGCTCAAACGGCGAGATTGCACCCGCCGCGAGTTGCCGGTCGAGCAGTGCGACGACGGTCGATTGGAGGTTCCGTTGGTTCTCGAGAAGCGTAGCTGTCTCGGCGGCCTCAAACAGGTCGAGCAGGTTCTGCCGCACTCGACTGCGCACCTGCCACGCGGCACTCGCGATGGCGAGTCGGGCCGCCTGCGACAACTGCCTGGCCTGCGCGATGCGGTACCCCCGTTTGCCAGCCGTTTCGATGGTGAAATCCAGATCGAGCGAGAGAATCCACGGAGTCATCTGGCTTGCTGGCGTCGTGGAGTTGAAGCTGGGGGCCACGCTGAGGTTCGGGTTCGGTCGCTCTCCGGCGGTGATCCCGGCTGCGCGGGCGACGGCCCAGTCGGCGCGCGCCACGTCCAAATCGGGGTTGTAATAGAAGCCGACAAGGCTGAGGGCATTGACATCCCAGCTTTTCGGCGGCCACGCGGAAATGTGCTGATTGGCCCTGAGGAATGTCGCGAGGTCAGGATTGTCCAGCGTCCGGGACTCTATCGAGTCCAGGTTGGCAGGCGCCGAGATGGGTCGCGGCTGGTACTGTGCACAACCAGCCACGACCATCATTAGAAGCCCGATCCCACACGTCCGAAGCACGCGGCGATTGCTCATGATCGGATCCCACACGGCTACGTCACGAGCCAGAACGCCGCCGGACAGATGTTGCTGCGTGCGGCACGACTCGACCAACAACGGGGTACAGCCTACTTGCCCGGCGCGGCGGTCATCTCGTAGACGACAACCTTGAACGATCCGGCCACCATCGTCGGGCGCGCCGGTCTGCCGTCCGCGCCCGGTGCCCCAGGCGCCCCGTACTCGGCTGCCGCAATATACACGCGATGCGTCTTTGGATCGAGTGTCATCGTCCTCGACCGCGCCGGCGTGGCAAGCGTCTGCACGAGCGTGAGCTTGCCCGCCGCGTCCGACTTCGCGATGGTGATCGTGCCATCGCTGTTCGACGAGAAGATGAGTCCCGTGCCCGGATCGAATGCGGCGGCATCCGGACCGGCGCCGATCGGGAAGGTCGACAGCAGCTTGCCGCTGGTGCTGTCCACGACCGGCATCAGCTTGTCGGTGACGGCGTACAGCCGGTGGTTCGCCAGGTCGAGGGCCAGCCCCGACGCGCCTTCGGCCGGCTTGATTGGCCAAGTGGCCACGACGGCGTGCGTCGCCGTGTCAATGGCGACGATGACGTTCGTATCCTCGATGTTGTTGTAGATGCGTCCGGCCTTGACGTCCACCTGCGCGAACTCGGGCTTGCCGGGCAGCTTGATGGTGGCCTTCACCTCGCCGGTCACGGCGTCGAACGCGGTCGCATCGTTGCTGCGGCCGTTGAACGTGTAGACCTCCTTGTGGCCCGGCTCGTAGAGGATACAGTCGGGGTTCTGGCCGGTCTTGACGGTCGACTTGATCTGCAGCATCTTCAGATCGACGATGCTGGCCGTGTTGTCGCGGCCGTTGCTGACGAAGCCGAGGCCGAGGTCGGGAGCCAGCGCGATGCCATGGACGCCGTTGGCCGGAGCGATCTCGCCAACGACGGTGTTCTTGTCCATGTCAATGACGATGACCTTGGTCGCATGAGAGACGTAGAGCCGGCGTGCGGCGGAATCGACCGAGAGGTAATCCCAGCCGCCTTCGCCGCCGATCTTGATTTCAGCCAACTGCTTGTAGGGGCCGTCGGCCGCTGGCAGCGAGGCCTGCATCCAGAAGAGTCCGCCCGCCAGAAGGCAGGCAGCAAGTACGACGCGAAGCGTTTTCATAAGAAGTCCTTTTCGTGATGAACGCGGCTGCTACTGCTTCTTGACGTCCTTCTTGACGACGTCTTCTTTCTCGTCCTTCTCGCCGGCCTTCTTGGCAGGCGGAACGACCTTACCCTCGGGCGTGATCTCGATCGACTTCACGGTTCCAGCCCCGGCGATCGCCATCTCGAAGGTCGTGGCCTTTCCTTTGAACAGTTTCTCGGCCTTGGTGATGGTCGCCTTCGGGTACTTGGCCTTGAGGGCAGCCGTGACCGCCGGCGGAAGGCTGGTCGCTGCGACTACCTCTTCGAACTCGACGACGGTGCCATCCGGATTGTAGATCAGGTCGCGGGCGAGGCCGCTATCGGTGCTCTCGACCTCCCACGTGGTTTTGCCGTTCTCCTTTTCTTCGGCGACGTTCTTAATGACGGCTTTCGGGTAGGCTTTCTTGAAGGCGTCGAGAATGAGTTTGGGCAGCTTCGCGGCTGGATCTTCGGCCTTGGCAGCCGGGAAGGCCTTGGCGATCGGGGCAACCTTGGCGGCAGGCGGCGGATTCTGGGTGGGCTTGGTGGACGTCTGTGCCGCCGCGAGGGCGGTGACGGCGAACGAACAGGCAATAGCGAGCGCGGACACACGGACAAGCTTCATAACTGACCTCCTGGACTCACCAGTAGACCAGACGAGTCTGAAAATCCGCTGAATCGGATTCTTCAGGCGGTTTTCAGGGACGGCGGGGCAGAATAGGCACGGCGGCCCATGCGAATCCTGACCATCGAAGACGACCGGCACATGGCGGAGTTGCTCCGGAAGGGGCTCGTGGAAGAAGGCCATTCCGTGGCGCTCGCCAACACCGGCCCTGACGGTCTGGCCCTGGCCGAAGGCGGATCCTACGACGTCATCGTTCTTGACGTGATGTTGCCGGGGATCGATGGATACGAGGTCGCGCGGCGGTTGCGGCGCACCCACAACCGCACACCCATCCTCATGCTGACGGCCCGCGACGCCACCGCGGACGTCGTCGAGGGACTCGATGCGGGCGCCGACGACTACCTGACCAAACCGTTCTCCTTCGACGAATTTCTGGCCCGCGTCAGAGCCGTCGCCAGGCGCGGCCCGATTGTCCAAGGCATCGGCCTTCGCGTGGGCGACCTCACGCTTGATCCGGCAACGCGCGACGTGATCCGCGCGGGCGAACCGCTGACGCTGACGCGCACGGAGTACAGCCTGCTCGAATTTCTGATGCGGCGCGCCGGACACGTCGTGGCGAGAGATGCCCTGATCGACGGCGTATGGGGCTACGAGCGGGAGATCGAAGACAACACGCTCGACGCGTTTGTGCGGTTGCTGCGCCAGAAGGTCGACGGCAGCGGGCGCCCCCGGCTGATTCATACCGTCCGCGGCGTTGGGTACTGCCTGCGCGAGGAGCCGCTCGCATGACACGCTGGTCGATTCGCGTGCGGCTGACGGCGTGGGTCACGACCGTGCTCGGCCTTGTGCTGGTGGTCCTCGCGGCCTCGACGTGGTGGACGCTGCAAGAGAGCCTTGCCGAGGCGATTGACAAGGGGCTCGTCAGCCGCGTCACCGCGATCGGGCGATTCCTCGATCAGCAGACCGGACCGGCGACGATGCAGGAAATGGAGGATGACCTGCGCGAGTACGTGACGCTCGATCCGGGTTGGAATCTTGTCCGCATCACCAGCGCCAACGGCATTCCGGTCTACAAGTCGCCCGCATTTGACGACACCGGCCTGCCGCCGATGGCGGCGGAACTGGCGGGACGCGGGCGGGTCTTCCGCGACGTGCGGATGAAGGGACATCCGCTTCGGATGATCACGGCGCGCGTGGTGGCTCGGCAGCACGTCTATACCGTCGACGTGGCGGTGGCGCTTGGGGAATTGCAGGAGGCGCTCGATCAGTTCCGGTGGGCGGTCCTGGTCCTCGTGCCGTGCGGCATCCTGGCCGCCGCGCTGGGCGGCTATTGGATCAGCCGTCGCGCTCTTGCGCCGGTGGACAGGATCGCGAGCACGGCCCGCGCGATTACGGCCCGCGACCTCGGGCGCCGGCTCGACGTGCCCGCAACCGGAGACGAACTGCAGCGTCTGACCGAAACGCTCAACGCCATGCTGGATAGGCTGGAGGCGGCATTTCGCGAGACCACGAGGTTCACGGCGGACGCATCGCACGAGCTGAGGAGCCCGATCTCAGTGATCCGCACGTCGGCGGAGATCGCGCTCCGGCGCGACCGATCGGTAGAGGAATATCGTGAGGCGCTGGCGGGGATCCTGCGCGAATCCGAGCGCACCTCCGTACTGGTGCAGGACCTGTTGACATTGACCCGTGCCGACGCGGGCGTGGACGCCCTCCAGCGCAAGCCCCTCGATCTGCGCGTTCTGCTCGAGGACATGCGCGACTCGCTGTCGACGTTGTGCGCCCAGGCCAGTCTCGACCTGCAACTTGACCTGCCGGATCAGCCGGTTCCGACCAGTGGCGACAGTGCGGCGCTCGGTCGCCTGGTGCGCATCCTGATGGACAACGCCGTGAAGTACACACCCGCGCCGGGCCGAGTCTCGCTCTCGCTCAAGACGACGCCGGATGGCGCGGTCGTCGAGGTGGCCGACACGGGCATCGGCATCGGTGCCGACGATCTTCCGAAAGTATTCAACCGGTTCTATCGCGCAGACAAGGCGCGCACCCACGACTCGGGCGGTGCCGGTCTCGGGCTCTCGATTGCCAGGTGGATCGCCGAGCAGCACGGCGCCAGCATCGCGATCGAGAGTGAATCCGGTCACGGCTGCCGCGTGAGGGTTCAGCTCCCGCTGACGGCGTCATCCTGAATTCAGGAAACCTTGTTCGCCGCCGGGCCACCCTCTGCCTGCGGTGCGAGGTCGGTCGGCTCAACGACGCCATCGATCGACGTGGGCACAATCGTCACTGCGCTCGTCGGAGCGGCCGCGACACTCGCCGCGGGTGCGAGACGCTGGGCGTACCGGAACTCGGCATCGACCAGCGACACTCTCAGACCGACACGCGCGAACGTGATCGCCTGTTGAATGACGAACAGCATCAGGATCGCGCCCCACGAGGACGCGACCGGTGACACGGTTTCGTACGCGACATACCCGAGCATCAACACGCCAACAGGAATGAGGATGACGATGGCCATTCCGTACGTGGTTGCGGCGTGCCGCGCGACCAGCACCAAGGCGCGGATGTAGGCTCTGATCATGCCGCGGGTGTCGTCGATCACGACCTGGATCCGGGCGTAGTCCAGCGCGAGCAGAAACAGGCCGCACAAGGTCGCCAGCACCGCCAGGTTGAGGAGGAGCCACAGGTAAGAACCGGCTTCCGATCCGTTCTTGGCGAGCGGCGATTCGATAGTCACGAGCGTGAATGTCAGGACAGCCCCGACGACCACCGCGCACGTGCCCCCGATGAGCATCAGCCTGAAGAAGCGCCAAAAGAAGTAGCCGCCCCCGCCAAAGAACCGGTGCATCACGCCCCGCGACGTGCCCGTGCCGGAGATGACTTTGAGCATCCCGCCCATGATGAATCCGCTGGCGATGATCGACAGCAACGCCACGCTGGTCATGGCGCTGGTCAACAGACCGAAAGCCCCCGCGTGGTCGTACTTCGTGAGGTCTGCGAGGACGGCGAAGTTGAACCGGCTGAGCAGTGTCGTCGCCTCAATGGCGTGGTCGAACGCCCGGCGCCACCAGTTCACTGCCGGCGCAACTGCGACGGCAGCGAGCGCGACGTGCCACGCCCAAATCAACAGCACCAGCCTGTAGTTCCGGACGGTTGCGCTCAGGCCGTTCAGCACGTTGGTGAACATGTCGCGAACTCCCCACGCGGGCGAAAATGCCGGGTCTGACCGCCTCCGCCAAGGCTACGGCGGTCCGCCGAAGCTCTACGCGAAGACGGAAGACCCGGCGCGACTACAGCAGTCCCAGCGTCGATATCAGCGTCTGGACCAGGAACATCCAGCGCGTGGCCCAACTGGCCGCGGGGCGGCTGTCACCATCGAGACGCCGGCCATTGTTGAGCCAGTCGACATCGAGCAGCACCTTGCGGTCCGGGTCGATATCGACCCACTCGAGCTTCTCGGCTCGCACGAACGTGAACGTCTTTGTCCGGTCTCGCCCGTCCCATGTGAGACGCTCAGCCGGTTTTTCCGCGAACTTGAACGCCACCTCGACCGGGAAGTACACCTCGCCGCGCCGCCGCACGACCACGGTGGTTTCGTACTGTCCGGTCTTCTGTTGGTCCGCCTGTCGCTCGCGTTTCGCCGCGTCCTCATCCGTCACCAACTGGCGGCCCTTCACCCCATCGATGACGCCTCTCGGCTCTGCGACCCGCACCGACCCGGCCGCCCCGATCTCGTAGTCGACGACATCGGTGCCCCGCATCACCTGATCGAAGTACCACGCGAAGTCGCGGCCCGTGACTTCGTTGACGACGGCGAAGAAGTCCTGGCTTCGCGGGTGCCTGTATCTCCACCGCTCGTGAAACGTCCGCATGACGCGCGCCATGGTCTCGTCGCCGACGACGTTCTCGAGCGTGCGGAGCACGATCTCGGGTTTCTGGTACGCGTAGAACCCGTAGGATTCGGAAGGCGTGTAACTCCAGGCGTTCGCGATGATGCGATTGAACTTCGCATTGGGGCTGTTGCCCATCCGCAGCGTGTCGACCTCGCCCATCTTCAGCCCCAGGAACTCGAGCATCGATGACGCTGGGCCGTAGACCGCTTCCATCACCTTGCCAGTCGAGTACGAGTTGATGCCCTCGTCTAACCACGCTTCCTCGAACTCGTTGTTCGCCACCATGGCGTACCAGTATTGGTGGCCAAACTCATGGATCGTCACTTCCTCCGGGAGACGAATCCGATCGAATGGCCACCGGTGGAACAGGACAGAGGTGCCAGCGGTGATAAACGTCGGATACTCCATCCCGCCGGCGCCGCCCGCCCCGTACGCGGGGTCCACCACCGTCAGCGTCTTGTAGGGATACCGGCCGTACCACAGGCCGAACCACTTCAGGCCGTCCCTGGCGGCCTGCACGTGCCGCGCAGATTGCGCCAGGTGCTCGGGCTGCATCAGCACGGTGATGTCGACATCCGAGAGTCGCACCTCGTCGAGCGACCGGTCCAGGAGTTGGGCGACGCGCTGGTATTCCGCCGGCGTCACATCCCGGGTGGCCGAGAACTTCGCCGACACCACGACAAACTTCGGGTCGGCGGTCCAGGCGAAATCGTGAACGTCGGATTGCTCGTAGGTGTAGGTGGTCGTGCCGTCGCCGTTGGTGTGCTCGTGCTTTCTCTCGCCGGTTGCGCCAACGACGAACGTCGACGGCGCGGTGATCTCGACGCGGTAGGCGCCGAAAT
This genomic interval from Acidobacteriota bacterium contains the following:
- a CDS encoding efflux RND transporter permease subunit, with amino-acid sequence MTKVSLLGQFSTRHSVAITFVCVALCLAGGYAAFHIPSSVFPQTNFPRVVILVDNGVMPADEMMATITRPIEESMKDIPGSVSVRSATGRGSAEISVFFTWSVDMTQSELYVLSRLSQIRSTIPPSATTAVFRLTFSAFPIVGVSLTSPTRDTMALWETARYNLKLRFLQIPGVARVDLVGGRAPEFHVIVDPMRLQAARIGLTQITEALTKNNLVAPTGMHEENHTLYLAVVDGRVHGIGEIENLVVAVVGGTPIRIRDVARVERGPEPVFNVVTADGVSAVLLNIRSQPDGSTLEIASRLREELQVLKRELPPDMKLAFFYDQSVIVSESVRSAWEAIIFGLILSVVIIYLFLKNWGTTLVATLVIPVTVLITLVSMKLMGLSFNLMTLGGIAAAIGLVIDNAIVVVEAIQVKLMGGLKTADAVQEAIREIVRPLVGSTLTPVVVFIPLAFLDGITGVFFRALALTMVVALLTSLVLAVTLTPSLATWLVKRRPHAAEIHGVDEGGFLLRRVIRVYEIAVRLALRHQWVTAGVCVLVLAAGAGLYSQLESEFLPPMDEGGFVIDYFTPPGTSLSETHRQLLQAEAILVKTPEVESYSRRTGARLALSIAEPNVGDFLVKLKPGRTRKTDEVISELRQKFNTALPGLNWEFPGILGDLIGDLMWAPKPIEIKLFSTDTAFLKRHAPEIEAQLKKVRGVVDTFDGLTYAGSSVSLKVRQADAARFGLTADDIATSVNIAMLGETASTVLEGDRVVGVRVKIDPSRLDRLAVLKELPIRAPDGSEIRLSQVVDVVEEPGQLELRREDLRQDVAVTARLEGRDLGSAMAEIRDILSRQTSLPPGTIEYGGLYQQQQESFRNLLIVLAMAIVLVFTVLLVEFRSFLEPLAIVIGAVLAMFGTILALWLTGTSLNVVSFLGAIIGVGIVAKNGILMLDYVEHLMVDGRPLQEALVQSGRRRLRPVLMTSMAAALGMLPLAYGVGSGADMLKPLAVAVIGALCISVLLSLVATPTVFYLMRSMGRGPEPSA
- a CDS encoding efflux RND transporter periplasmic adaptor subunit codes for the protein MRRGAALALVIVAVIVLVGIVWWRVARPAPAEGEPESGPTIIAVRVAPIVQTTLRGYVPAWGTVEPQQATTSQPPASARIATPVAGIVAQASCAEGQRVAMGTVLFRLDSRVADVAVQKARQAVQYAEQGFARQQRLGAGEATSQRLFMEAEQNLTVARNELANAEAQRALLVILSPLAGTLVRVSARPGDAVDPTSVLAEVIDLDRLVISATVRSVDVPRLRIGQSVEVSIGSQGTPASTSQVVSQRSALVFIASQVDSKTDAVLVRALVPMGVGLRAGQFVNLRIVSEEHRDRLAVPVESVVTDADGSTIAVVTGDTAVKRAVKTGLRDGNLVEVEGDGLKAGMTVVAAGAYGLPKETKVRVIRP
- a CDS encoding TolC family protein, translating into MSNRRVLRTCGIGLLMMVVAGCAQYQPRPISAPANLDSIESRTLDNPDLATFLRANQHISAWPPKSWDVNALSLVGFYYNPDLDVARADWAVARAAGITAGERPNPNLSVAPSFNSTTPASQMTPWILSLDLDFTIETAGKRGYRIAQARQLSQAARLAIASAAWQVRSRVRQNLLDLFEAAETATLLENQRNLQSTVVALLDRQLAAGAISPFELTQARIALDTIRLALHDAVRQQAEARVQLADALGVTIRALDGIEFDLDLFRALPKDVPAPDMRRQALLNRPDILGALETYGASQAALQLEIARQYPDIHLGPGYQMDQTDNKWTIGLSGALPLFNRNRGPIAEAEARRTQAAARFTTVQARAIGEIDRALAAYRSALEKVTTTETLVAELQKQERSTKASFDAGEISRLDLNVIQLQLAVIQLARLDALVKAHQALGRLEDAIQRPADLAEWVSTASPRDPAVVKQ
- a CDS encoding YncE family protein — protein: MKTLRVVLAACLLAGGLFWMQASLPAADGPYKQLAEIKIGGEGGWDYLSVDSAARRLYVSHATKVIVIDMDKNTVVGEIAPANGVHGIALAPDLGLGFVSNGRDNTASIVDLKMLQIKSTVKTGQNPDCILYEPGHKEVYTFNGRSNDATAFDAVTGEVKATIKLPGKPEFAQVDVKAGRIYNNIEDTNVIVAIDTATHAVVATWPIKPAEGASGLALDLANHRLYAVTDKLMPVVDSTSGKLLSTFPIGAGPDAAAFDPGTGLIFSSNSDGTITIAKSDAAGKLTLVQTLATPARSRTMTLDPKTHRVYIAAAEYGAPGAPGADGRPARPTMVAGSFKVVVYEMTAAPGK
- a CDS encoding response regulator transcription factor; amino-acid sequence: MRILTIEDDRHMAELLRKGLVEEGHSVALANTGPDGLALAEGGSYDVIVLDVMLPGIDGYEVARRLRRTHNRTPILMLTARDATADVVEGLDAGADDYLTKPFSFDEFLARVRAVARRGPIVQGIGLRVGDLTLDPATRDVIRAGEPLTLTRTEYSLLEFLMRRAGHVVARDALIDGVWGYEREIEDNTLDAFVRLLRQKVDGSGRPRLIHTVRGVGYCLREEPLA